The genomic interval GAAGTTGGCAGTGGTGGTGGCACAACAATGAACCGCCTCCAAATTAAACTGGTGAAGAAATTACCACCTAATTCTCAACAACCAATGCCCTTTTTGACATTTGAAACCACGGGTTATAAATCTGCAGTCATCCAAGATATACCCATTTCTAAACCTCTGTCTAGAGCTGATGTTCTTGAGCTTCAGACTGCGCTTGATACGGCTCAAGAGCTGCCTCGGACTTTAGTTCAGGTTCCAGACTTAAATCAATTACAAAACTTCATGGATAGAATGAAGCATTTGGGCGAATTGCTTAATGTTTCTATCACGAAGTATGGGGATCTTCATTTGCAGATTGCAACTACCTTGATCACACTAGGTGCTGAGTTCCGGAAACTGTTGGTTATTGGAGAGCAAGCAGAGGCTCCGGTTGGGGATCAAAATCTGAGTGCTCAATCTCGCTCGACAAGGGCAATCCAGAGAGGAGAGGCCCAATCTGTGCAAGTGAGCTTGAAACACTTCGTAAAGAGTCTTCATTGCCACTTGGCAAAGCCAGATTGTGCTTTCTATGGGATTGCTCCGCAGGGTGCTTGCTTGACTGTCATATTCCAGTTCTGTATTCCTGGTTCCCGTCAGACCAACAAATCAATTAGTCTGCATTGCAGGCTCCCTGTACTTGATACAGGGGCTGCTTGAAGCTCAATGGAATTGCCATCTACAATCTGTacaacttttttttaaaattgttgtAATCTTCAATTAGACATCTTTTCTCATTGTAGGTGGTGATATTACAGTTGCAAGAAATTCCATGTGCTCTCATGGTTTATCTTTAAAGTGTTTACTTTGGAATTGCAGTATGCATACAGTATACCTGCTCCGTTCATACACCCCCTTTGTTTTTTGGTATTTTGGTATTTTGAGCCGTTAATCATGATTCTATATAGACTTACTATATTTTTGGCAAAAAAGAATAGTGGGGCGAGCAATCGCCAAAGGGCCTCGCTCTTCGATGCTATTGTATTAGAAAACAATACAGAATAGAAGAGACAGAACAAAGGCAACAAGCACAGAAAAGTAGAGATTGTTTGGTGTTGTATCTGTCATACATTGATGGGCAGAGGCTGGTCGGATCTAGAGGACGAGGAAGAGGAAGGAAAGCTAGCGAAGGCCATGCCGGTGACTGGAATCGAGAATGAAGCCTCAATGAGAAGCCTTGGTTTGAATGATCCATCATCATCTTCGACAAGGAGGTCCTTTGTGAGGGTTACGTAGAACTGCTTCAGCTTCCTCAGCAACCCTGAATACTTTAGCTTTGCCCACCTTAGCCCTACTCGAACCCCTGTTCTTCGCGCCAGCAAGAGCCTTGGCCGTGGCCTCTTGCCTCCCAGGCGCACTGACCGCATTCTCCGGCGGCGTAGCAGCACTCTTGGGCGTTGAACCCACCGGAAAATGGTGGTGAGTTGGGTGTGGAGGAGACTGCTGGAAGGGGCCTTGTGCTGAGCCTCAGCCATAGTATTGAAGAGAGAAGTAGTGTGCAAATAAAAACATGCCCTTCATAAATTTACCTTGATGCAGTCTTATAGCTAGAAAATATACATGAACCTGGTCATTAGAAAACATGCATGCACCTACTCATCAGACACTTTCACCATCACTCTTCGTTAGAAGAATCAGATTATTGACACgtattaattaattttcttttttgaaaattagaTTGAAGAGGCTGTGTCATGATATCaataaactaaattaaatttatgctcgtaaacttttaaaaatatatatataaaaaattatattgaagGGGTTATGTGTCACTGTACaaacaaatttaattaaacactcataaaattttaaaaaatatatttaggaGGTTACGTGCCACGATATAATAAATCTAATTTAAAAGTATAtttatacatttaaaaaaaaaattcaaggggTAGTGTCATGATGTCAATAAATATAGTTAAAAAGTATACTCATAATTGTATAAACAAAAAGTATATTAAAGGTGGTACATGTCACCAAtcaaaagcatatatatatatatatatatatatatatagagagagagagagagagagagagagagagagagagaggttatgtgtcacaatataaataaatataattgaaaagtatacttgtaaaatattttttttttaaaattgattataCTGCcagtaaaattataaaataataagatTATGATAGAAATATTATTCAAGAAGAAAATTTAtatactatacatatatatacacgttcatctgtgtgtgtgtgtgtatatatatatatatatatatatatatatatatatatataatttttgtgtaaaaattattttaggaaTTGAACATGCGTTAAGAACACCTTTAATTCAGCATCTTCAGCTGTCCCTATGTTGTCCCAGTAGGCTGCATGAAAAATTGAGAGGCATGGTCTGCAGAAAAAGTTGCCGGGTCAAATGGTAAACTTCAAAATGTAAATGGACACCTATTATTATACCACACCCTTTTTAAACAAAACTAATTGTTGTTCATATTACTAAAACGATCGAAACCATTTGAAAAACCATTTGAAATAAGACCAAGTCCGATATTACGAGAATCATTGAAAAATTACAGATGCATTTTGTCAAACTCGACCCAAGTTTACAAGTTCATTGGGTGGCTAAGGatgttttctttttaaaaatgtttcactttatgtcatctcatatctgtaacAGTTTTTTGTGGACATGttaatttttgaaacctcagtgGATAATATCACAAAATTTTTTGAGAGATATTTTACCCTTCTTGTGTTTAGTTTTATACCTCAATTCACCACATTCTGGATACCCGTTTGCATTTTCAAATTCACCATAAAAAAGTGCACAACCATACCTACAAGAATGTATTCAAGTGTAACCGAAACCCAAATCACGCATGTAGATATTCATCTCATAAAAAaaactttggaagtgtttcaccatcaaacAATGTCGTCTTAATTAGCCTCAAATTCATATTGAATGCATTTTGAGTTTGACAACGCATTATCCTTGAATGAAGTAACTTTTTCAAGAACTCCAATTTTTAGAACTTTTTACAACTAGGATAAAGTGGCACCTATGTATCACTcataagattagcaaatggtttaccgaatTAATTTAACtgactaggatcacaaggtatgtCGCCTACTGAACTAGATTCAAGAGCAGTATGTGATGCATTGTCGTCCTCCATGTCCATTGCATTCTCCCTTtacaagtcacctaacatttcaattaactCATATGAACATGTAAAGACCTGGAAaatagtaagtaatgaaataataaaggaaaggagaataattggtttggcacaggccaaatcgtcaacggttttaggTGAGCTcaaaaaaccgtcgatggttttgagtTACTGTGACTCAGTaaaggtaaaacagtaaaaaggggtttggttaaaaaccaaaccgtcaaGGTTTGACTAGGCAAGTCATGTGAGAGATTGTGTAAAGTGTTAGGATATGTGAGCATTCTCCTACTGCcacgggttgtaccatagagaggttcattTTCATGCACCCTTCGACGTTTATGGGAGGACCCGATCCaatagtagcagagaactgggtgcaaaagACAGAGAAGATATTAGAAGTTCTGCACTGTACTgaccagcagaaggttctctattctacttttcaACTGGCAGGAGAAGCTGAATGATGGTGGACGACTGTGAGTTtgcttgagaagtagagagctggtccatgtagtatgacttggagccgcttcaaagaggtattttttgagagatactccTCGACTTCCACTCttgatgcgaaggctgatgagttctcgagcctgactcAGGGAACCCTGACAGTGTAGAGATATGCTGCTAattatattgagctatctcgttttgcatCGTATTTGATCtcaaatgagtatgagaagactcggaagTTCAAGAAGGGTCTAAGGAAAGACATCCATAGGCTCGTGGGTATGctgcagattcgagagttttctgtcctggtggataaagccaccatagttgggGCTAACCTTAAGGGGGATAAGGTGGTACAGAaacagaggaagaggccagtatcttctggttctcagactagTCATCGTCAGGGACAgtggaaaaggaagaagaaatacAGTTCAAGTTATCGCCAGAATACCGAACGACAGGGTTCTTAGGGAGATCCATCTTCTGCACCATGCAACAAGTGTTGTAAATGGCATGACGATGAATGTCAGTCGTTCTAGGGTaattgctacaattgtggcaaatcAGGCCACATATCCCGAAACTGTCAGGCACAGAGGAGCGATATGCTTGCACCGAGCCAGAAtcgtggaagtaatcagatgcctcgaggaACTATCAGGAAAACATGGCTCCGGCGAGGGTGTACCCTCTTACTCCAGCAGACGCGGAACATGCTAGGaacatggtgataggtaccatgttattgcttttgaatagagctatttttttatttgattcgggagcaacccattcttttatatttgctagttttgtgaaattgcgTGGGGTTGAAACGCAAGtaatggatgagtggttgtccaTGGCTACACCGATTGGGAGTATAATGAACTGTAGTAAGATGTTGAGAAACTGCCCAATGGTTATttagggaaggctgctaccggggaacctagtagtgtacgacatgtgtggatttgacgtcatattggggatggattggctattctctagttatgttgTGATTGATTTTCGTAGGAAGGTATTAGTGTTCATACCTCCTGGGGAGtaagagtatgagttcgtgggatcgtgtgtgcgtgacgccacagattctattggctatacaggcgagaaggttactcttggagggttgtcaggggtacctaacttgcgtgaaggaaccaccacgggatgatttgaaacttgaagatatccgagtgggtaacgaattttcagatgtatttctggaagacttacccgatttacctcttGATCGGGAGGTGGAGATCTGCTGTCAAgaaaggcaccgatttctaaagcttcataccGGATGACTCCAggtgaacttagagagttgaaggagcaattacaggaattactggacaagggctttattagacctagtgtttcaccttggggagcttcagtattatttgtgaagaaaaaataCAAGTTAAttagaatgtgcattgattactgtgagatcaacaaggtaacagtgaagaactgaTACtcattgcctcgtatagatgatctgtttgaccagctgtaGGGAGCGCAAGTATTTTCGAAGATCAATCTACGgtccgggtatcatcaggtgaaagttaggactgaggatgttgcgaagactactttctaaaccagatatggtcattacgagttcttagttatgcctttcGGGTTAACTAACGCTCCAGCGGTATTTatagacctaatgaacagggttttccatgaatacctggatcagtttatagtggtattcatcgacgacattctggtatattctaagagttcggaagagcacaaAAACTATCTGAgcttggtacttcaggtactacgggaaaagaagttgtatgctaagttgaagaaatgcaAATTCTGGCTGAATCAGGTCACATTTCTAGGCCATGTtgtgtcgaagggtggtatcgtagttgatcctggtaagatagaagtagtagTTGACTAGGTGAaatcgaagagtgtgcaggataTTCGGAGTTTCCTAAGACTGGTTAGGTATTACCGAAagttcatggagggattctctaagtcaTTAGGCCCTCTGACATAgttgacgaggaagggtgtgagatttgattggactgacgagtgcgagtagagtttccaagagttgaaacacctactggttactactctagttttaaccatcccatctggggacggtCGTTTTATGATTTACAACGACACATCACTGAAGGGGttaggatgtgtgctgatgcaacagggaaagtaattgcttatgcttctcggtaactcaaagagtacgagaagaattaccccacgcatgatctggagttggcggtaGTAGTATATGCGTTCAAGATTTGGAAACACTACTTATAtagtgaacagtgtgagatcttcacagaccacaaaagcctcaattACTTTTTTATAcataaggagttgaacatgaggtagagaaggtggctagaattgatcaaggactacgattgcaccattagctatcatccgagGATAGCTAAtatggtagccgatgcattgagtcggaagtcagagcacgcATCAGTGTCTgtagtagtaggtcagcatcatatcaaatGGGATTTAGAaagtcttggcgtggagttggtggatggtaatcatcaggatTTCATTGCTaccttggtgatccagccgacattatttgagaggattaaaccAAGCAAGCGTTAGCTGCATATTTTAACATCTCCGgaggaggtgtgctgaggtttgggaccaagttGTGTGTTTCAAACGACGAGGGGATaagaaggatgattctggaggagaCGCATCGTTCTCTGCATATGGTACAttcgggtagtacaaagatgtattagGATTTGCGTGAGTCCTTCTGATGGAGTGGCATAAACTGCTCAATTCGTGGAGCAATTTTTGACGtgttagtaggtgaaagctgaacatcagaggtcgacagggccgttgcagccattgtgtattccggagtggaaatataagcatatttccatggactttgtcatagGGTtgccgccagcattgcatgggcagaatgcaatttgagtgatcgtggacaggttgactaaatccgctcattttataccgatgaaagttaactactctttgagtaggctagcagacttgtgcgtgcaggagatagttagaatgcacggggtgtaggtgtccattgtttcatatcGAGACTCGAGATTCACTTCTTGATtatggaagagcttacaggaagcactggggacgaagcttacattCAGTACACCATTCCACCCATAaattgatggacagtcagagaggacgatacagatcttagaggatatgttacaggcttgtatattagactttggtggtagttggattcagtttctaccattggtggagtttgcctataacaataacttccaggctagtatcaggatgacaccgttcaaggcattgtatggtaggaggtatgggtctcctctgtattgggatgaggtaggtgaacgACAGATATTGGGTCCTGAACTCGTACAGCAGACTTCggagaaggtcagattgatcagtgttaggattaaagcagctcagagtcggcagaagagttacgcggatgtttgcCATCGTGAGTTAGAATTtgaggttgggggtaagatattcctaagaatcgctccgatgaaaggggtgatgagattcggaaagaagggcaagctgagcccaaggtatatcggaccattcgaggtactagaacaagtgggtccggtggcctacaagattgcactgcCCCAGCACTCTTaagaatccatgatgtattccacatatccatgttgagaaggtacgtgttggatccatcgcatgtgattagttacaaatctttagggattggggatgctttggcatatgaggagatacccattcAGTATCTGGACCGTAAATTTCAGAAGCTGCGTAcgaaggagataccgttagtgaagatattgtggcagaatcacgcagttgaggaagtttcttgggagttagagacggaaataAGCCAAAAGTATCCGCAATTGTTCTAAGTAGTAGTTTTGATAGCAGGATCgatatgggtatgtatgtatgtaatattctgctattgtagtaatGTTGTGCGATTAGTCTTTGGAGGAGTGTatgatattgtgagctcccgagatagtgtatgtatgtagccacaatattcctccgccaaaagtgagggtatgtatgtatttaggaaGGGGCTGCCATGTGGGTGGCCGCCAACTCTTTCTAGAGTTAGGTATGCGTTTGGGTATATTATtaagttggtaaatgagagattacaaatttcgaggatgaaatttttgtcaGGAGGGTAAATTGTAAGAACTTGACCCAAGAATTTcagatttaataaataacaaaaaggtaaaaaggtaaatttagcagacttcatcgacgaagccattgctctcgttgacgaaggccctcGTACTGTTCAGTGACAAAATttagaggttcgtcgacaaagagataccgagagattCTGGAGAATTTTGAAtctcaggttcgtcgacgaagccaccgcgatgttgacgaactcccttcttcaactcgtcgacaaaggcgtCATTTTGTCGAagaggttggcctggtcaaaggggctataaatatcctccttcattacttagttgctaagaaagctaaattatcctctctctctctctctctctctctctctctctctctctctctctagaaccagcagaatctctccttctctcttcgattatTCAGTGTTCATTGCTTGATTCAACGATCTAATGTTATTGCATGGATCAAGGGAGGAATCTCTACATTTTTAGCGGATCGAAAATTCGTTTTaaggatttttgagttttgaaccaaaaccgaggtaagggttcgatttcattttcgtttaggttttgggaacttggttcgtagttttggagctgtagagtttgtattttggtatttgggaaaaggtaaggggattttgtttatatcagttattttttaaattagaatTGATagacatgtagtttacgattgtatgtatgttttggctacttatttggaaaaatctatcaagtgaaaatgcaagattttcaagttacagtttttgggaaatttGGGGGTTTTGGGGGTATGATCTCTATTTCGATTGGGAAATCAtattttgtataaaattgtagtaatgagatgaccacacctgtatttgtattaaactgtaattcttgaattgaaaatgatatgattgttgtatactcaaataagtgtgaaaggaactgttgtatgtaaaatgttccaggttttgtaaaacaactagtggcggttaattaccgtacactgatggGTAGAGGAACacgagttccaaaattgttctaggttttgtgaaatttgccacgtctTGGTTGATTACCGTGGGCAAACGCCATCTCTTGGCTaaataccatgggcgagagtatccgaatctatatccgagggtgtgaaatatcgcctattTGTTTTGACTAGTCACCGATGgatgtgagtggacaccgtattagcacgATATCACTATGAGGCTtcagttattgcagggtatcgggtgcttgagtgtaacGACACTAACCATCTGTCTACAGGTGAAACGTTGTACATGTACTGAAcgtaagttgagatcccaatgcttcctAAGGACTCTTCCAGAATCGACAAGTAAATCGTGGATCCCTATCTGAGACAATCAACATCGGAACTCCATGCAACCTGACTATTATCTGTACATAAAgctctgccagcttatccatAGAATAACTATCTTTCACCAGGATGAAATGGGTTGTCTTTGTCAATTTGTCAACCacaacccaaatcgcattttgcCTATGAAGTGCTGACGAAAACCCCGTGataaagtccatggagatgtgctcccacttccatttaggaataagaagtggttgcaatggtcccgcTGGCTTCTAGTGCTTGGCCTTCACCTTCTggcatgtcaggcactgctctacgaaacaggtgatctctcttttcatgttaaaccaccaaaaagattttcgtaaatccctgtacatcttcgtattCCTTGGATGTATTGTGTAGAGCGAGCGATGTACCTCCTCTaaaatgacccgtttaatcttgGCATCATTTGGTACACAAATCGTGGTATAGAATCTCAACACCTGATCACCTAAAATATTGAAATTCGAATTCAATCCATTCCGAGCTCCCTCCATAACCCCTACCAGCTCTATATCTATCGTTTGAGCTACCCTAATCCTCTCCTATAAggtcggttgtaccaccaagttaTCAATGAAGGCTTGGTGATTTGCTTCCACTACCCCCAAGCGCAACCTTTCCAGGTCtatacagatctgatgctgaatTCCCACTACTGAGACTAACGCATCAATTGACTTCCgacttagagcatcagctaccacattagcttttcctgagtgatagctaatggtacacttgtagtcctttatcaattGAAGCTATCtacgctgcctcatattcaactccttctaggtgaaaatgtatttaagacttttatgattgAAAAAAATCTCgtacctttcaccatacaggtagtgcttccagatcttcaatgcatacactaccgctgctaattccatatcatgtgttggatagttcttctcgtactctttgagttgacgagaagtataagcaattaccttaccctgctgtaTTAAAACACACCCGAGACCCTTCTTTGAGGCGTCACTAAAAAtaacaaacccaccatcccttTGATAGAATGGTCAGAACTGGGGCAGTAACCAATCGTTGCTTcagctcttggaaactctgctcgcactcattaGTCCAATAATATTTCATGTTCTTCCTTTtgagtcgtgtcaatggacctgataaaCTGCAGAACCCTTCTACGAACCGTTGGTAATATcttgcaagacctagaaaactcctgacctcctaaacattattcggtctcgcccagtccactaccgcTCATATTTTTCTTGAGTCCACTGATACcccttccttggacactacatgccccagaaatgccacttgctTTAACCAGAACTCGTATTTCTTAAACTTATCAAAAAGCTTCTTCTccctaagtacctgaagtactatcctcaAATGAACTGTATGCTCCTTAGGATTCCTCGAATAAATTAGGATATCTTCAATGAAAATGACCACGAATTAATCCagatactcgtggaacaccctgttcatcaagtccataaatgctgcaggagcattggtcaacctaaaaggcataaccaaaaattcatagtggccatacctagccTGGAATGCAGTCTTCGGTACATCCTTCGATCTcaccttcaactgatgatacccagatcgcagatcgatcttagagaaaacctgtaTGCCCTGTAACTAGTCAATCAGATCGTTAATTCTAGGTAACGGTATTTATTCTTCACAATCACCTTGTTAATCtttctgtagtcgatgcacatcctcatcgacccatccttcttcttcacaaacagtactggtgcTCCTTAGGGTGAAACACTCTGTCGGATGTAGCCCTTACTGTTGGTTGTCCTAGCCcgagagtatatagtctagagggggggtgaatagactcttttcgcggaatacatatttttctacaaaataaaactcttggcaagatacaagaaattatatcgcaatataaatataaatcatgcacaagatataaaataaagagtgtatgggagagaaagaacaacactggtatttttacgtggttcggcaccaagcctacgtccacgccttagcaccaagccaaggattccacaatccactaaagatactccttcactggcggagaagccttacaacttgagaacaaatccctacacttgggaacaaatccctactgcgctcaccaagagccttcactttggttcacaaagaaccttacaacaatggttcacaaagaaccttacaagagattggaaatacaatttaatgctccttaagtgagccaatatgaaacacaaccaaatccttactctattctctcaaggaatgaatcttacaagataagtgagcaagagaggattgagcacttgtgaagaataactaaaatgcaaagtgcaaagtgcttaggttttggataaaatgatatttttcacaaatattatcaacaatgctcaaaaccatattaatacaagtctaaaagcttttatttatagctcaagaaccttaggagccgttaactagcagttggggggaagaaaaaatattttatttggccaACTAGCCGTTTTCCACCCGTTGGGGCGTTTCTGCCCagaattcatcgacaaaatctgaattttttcgatgaggtccctgaatcagaaaaattcaccaaaatgaaagttgtgtaattttgtcttagcttttcaGGGACACCAAGATAGTCttatttggacttttctagaaaaagttatgcccaaaataccgtaaggtgttcaggacttaagattgcactacggtagtgatgattgctttgtttttccttgtcaaaaagcattttaatgacttaaaacattcttggacaaaagtatataaaatatattgagtctaatgaagattaaaacttgtccaagtgagtttccccataaatataagatatcgtgttttatgaaaacatatttgaaaacttgtttcgatatcttatatgcttagtatgtcatttattgaatatacttgactttctttgaacctttaggacattaaacttgttttaacacaatcgggactaagtataaaaatgttcttaaaattaggatgttaaaaacttgtccctttgaaaacatatttgagttttaggattcatttgacaaactcttgttttaacttagaaagccatgaaaggtgagtttgtatTTATGTCTTTAGTgtgatcctataaactcatgtgtcctagtatgcatgtgctttagtcaactcttactcagagctcagaaatcatgcaagaaacacactcaaaAGAATTACAAAAcgtactacctcacacaacccttattacaaataattctccaattaagcttcctttggttgtgcttgggtcattccgagtacgtgtccatttgatctttccttcttaacgTCTACTCGGCCCGATCTTTGCCttcaatccaataattcatgtacgagcacctatagtaaacatgatatgcaaagataagaaaacactaggaacaacatataggttaatatcatcaaaacacattaaacaatgatggtgtagccactaaggctaacacttATCTAATAACTCCTGTAGCTGATCCTTCAATTCCCtcagttctactggagccatacgatatggagcttttgATATTGGTGTCATTCCTAGAGCCAACTCTAtaacgaactccacctcacgatcaggaggcaatcccaaTAAGTCCTTTAAAATTACATCTGGGAACTCGCTTACTATGGGAATCTCCTCCAGCTTAAGTTCTCCTCTCGGCAtatctttcacaaacgccaaGTACCCTGGGCATCCCTCCTGGAGTAACCTTCTAacctgaatagctgaaaggatACGTGGTGCAGAATGCACAAACGACCCTATGAACTTTAATTCTCCTCTCGACAtatctttcacaaacgccaaGTACCCTGGGCATCCCTCATGGAG from Malania oleifera isolate guangnan ecotype guangnan chromosome 9, ASM2987363v1, whole genome shotgun sequence carries:
- the LOC131164600 gene encoding uncharacterized protein LOC131164600, coding for MKFKAFLTDNGVSLLEKRFLPALDKMGRICHVYLTKDHTMFLHNLLNGDGVQSIAQFRKEALFDDYRISSQNDDRIAFAVDLSLLHQAIRSSVTICAEVGSGGGTTMNRLQIKLVKKLPPNSQQPMPFLTFETTGYKSAVIQDIPISKPLSRADVLELQTALDTAQELPRTLVQVPDLNQLQNFMDRMKHLGELLNVSITKYGDLHLQIATTLITLGAEFRKLLVIGEQAEAPVGDQNLSAQSRSTRAIQRGEAQSVQVSLKHFVKSLHCHLAKPDCAFYGIAPQGACLTVIFQFCIPGSRQTNKSISLHCRLPVLDTGAA